CTTTGCGCGTTCTAAATTTCCACCATATAAACTACTAAAGGTTTGCTTTTTAGAAAACAAAGCAATCACAATTGATTTATACTGACGTAGAAAATTTTCTGCCGTTAATTCAGCTGGTGGCAAACCACTTTTCAAGCCACGATAGGCAATATAAGGCACTAAATTCACATCAAACTGTAGGTTTTCTGGATCTAAGAAGAAGGTATAATAGCTCCCAACATATTTCTCAAAAACAGCTAAATTTAAAGCTGCGCGAATTTTTTCAGCTTGGCTCTTCAGCATCACTTCACTGTAATCTAACCCTAAGGCTAATGGTTCAAAATGGAAAATAAAAGCATCTTCTTCAACTTGCACACTTAAAGGTAAAAACTCTTTTTTCGCTTCTAATAGTAAAGTAATTTCTTCTTCATTGCGCAACTGTGCGTCTGATTTTTTTAAATGCAGTGTCCAATCGGTCTTTTCTTTCGTAATTGTATAGGTTTTATCATCAAATTTAATTATGCTAATCTCACTCACTGGATTCCCTCGTCTCTTTTAATAGATAATAATATGATCGCCAGTCGTAACTGGATAACGGTAAAGTTTTTGATTGTCAGCTAATAATAGTCCTTTATTGACCACTTTCAGCTGATAAATATCGGCTTGTGCTCGTTGAATATGGAGTGTCTGATCCAAATCCATAATAAAGCTTTTGACTGTTTGATGAGTAGACACTCTTAAATCGAGGTCTTTCCCAGGTAAATCTTGGTAACTAACAGTAATATTAATATGGTATTTTTGATCCATTTCTCACTAGACCCCTTTACGGTAATTTGAAACCGAAACAGCCGCACCTGTTAATAAGATGCCTAAACCACTACCTGAAAGCAGTAATGCCGATTTCGTTTCATTTGTTGTACTTGTTTCATTTTTTGCGACTGCAGTTGATTCATGCTGCATCAAACTTTCTTCTTCTGGCTCAGTAAAAAAATCAGTTGCTGAATACAGCTCAACTTTTTTAGAGGGCGTTAGAAAGAATTCCTCTTTTTCTTGCTTTATTTTCTCTTCTTTACGTGTTTTAATCTCGTTGTAACGCTCCATTGTCGCTTCATTAAAGAATGCATCTGTTGCAGTTGATTCTGTATTATTACTCGTATTTTCTTGTTCCAAACGATCGGCTTTAATTTCTAAGCCATTTGGTTCAAGTTTTGTTTCAGCAAAAACGAAACAGCTTGGTACTAGGAAAAAACTTCCTAGAATAAAAAATCTGATTGATTTTTTTAGCATCATTTTTCCTCTTTTCCTAAACTAATTTTCATCTGGTGGTGTTTCCTCTGTCACTTCGGCTTTTTTGGGAAACCAAACAACTAAGTTTAAAATCAGTACAATTGGTATCAAAATAATAAAGCCAAATAAATTTGAAAAAGTATTCGGTACTTGGTTGGCAATATTGCCTAGCAATGATTCTGCTGAGTTTAGTGGAGAGTAGTTCCGAATTTGATAAAGCGCAGCTTCAGTATCTAAGGCTTTCCCGACTGCTTCGGTTAACAGTAGATAAGCTGCGAACAAGAATAAGTTCGCAAACATGCCCAGCATCTTAAATTGACGCAATAAATAACTCGCCAATAGCACAAAGACAATTTGTACAAGAACTACAACTAAAATCCAATTTAATTGCACATCAGGACTCATTTGCTGCATATTGAAACTAATCAGTGCAATCACAATACCTTCAATTATTGCGGCTATTAAACCAAATAATACAATTGGTAAATTTCGAATAAAGAGATTGTCCTCTGTCTCAAAATTATTGACTTGTTTTGCTTGCCAGACTTTTAAATCTAGAACATAGGCAGTAAAAACGGCGGTGATAAACAACGCTACAATAATCAAGTACGGATAATATGCATCACCACTTGAAATACGCCCATTGTCCTTCTCCTTGACTGGAGCGGCTAAAAAGTCGACAAACTGATTATTAATCACGCCATTTTGTTGACCGTTCTTTAAGACTTGGTTAAATGTCTTAGAGAAATTGTCCGTATCATCAACTTGCGTTTGGAAAGCATTCATCAGGTCTTTGGTATTTTTAGTCACTTTCAAGCCACTATTTTGAATTGCCAAAGCGTCCTCATTAAACGCATCAAAAACAGCATTAACTGATTTCAAATCTTCAATATTAGACTCTGAATTTTTCTTCAATCCCTCACTGATTGTCATTAAACTTTGTAGTTCAGATTGAATTTGCTTCGTAGTTGAGTGTTCGCCTTTGGTTAGACTATCTGTCGTTCCCTCTTCGCGTTCCAATTCATTCATTGTTTTTTGCCAAGCGCTTAGATTTTTCAATTGATTTTCAACTTCTTCATTGAGCTTGCCAGCTGTTTCAGTTGTCGTCACAATTTTTTCATCTAATGTAGCCACTTTTAATTCCATATCATCAGCAGAAGCTTCATATTCTGTGAAGTCTGTTAAATAGCTTTCATAAATTTCAATCGGCTCAACAATCATTAAGCGAACTAAAATATCAAAAATATTAAAGCTATTTGTATCATTGATTAACTCATTATATAAACGTGAAGCTTGACGAGGTTTATCTAGGTTATCTAACTTGTTTTCGTCATTTAAGGGTCCAAATAAATCGTTTAATTCGGTTAAAATAGCCACGTATTCCTGAGCATATTCACCGGTTAAAAGGCCGTTTTGATAAGTGCTGGTATTATATTGATTTAGCAAGTTAATATAGGTCGTTTTATCAAAATCCTCTGTTAAGCTCTTATCTGGAAAACCAATTTTAATTGTATTTATGATGGGTGTGCCTGGAATTGAGGTATTTGGTTGTTGTGAATTTGGTGGATCAATAATAATTGGACCACCCCAAACTTCAATGTATGGCGTTAACGTTAACGAAATTTCTTGATTGGCTAATTTTACTAAATCAAATGGTAGATCAAGTCCAGCAATCGGATCTTTATCTTTCAGCTGATACCCAATTTGAAGTGCAAAAATATTTCCTATCCTGTTTAAATCAAGAACCTCTTCAATTTTTAAAGGTTGTTCTGGATTAAATAGACTTTCTAACTTATCTTCTGGAATTGGAACATCTCCACTAGATGTTTGAATGGTTGCACTTGTTACCTTAATTTCAACAGGAATGGTTAAACTTCCAGTTAAACTAGATAGAATACTATAATCTGAAATAGTCCCACTTGTTTCAAAAATTATTTGTTCATACCTAGCATTCTTTTCAATTGCATTAATTTCTACTTTCTGATTGGAAAGGTCTTGGTAATTCCCTTGCTTAACTGTATTCCCTTCAGCATAAGGATAAATTTCCGGATCATTTTCTAATCGTTCCTCATCTGAACCAATCACTCGTGTAAAATTAGAATTTAATCTATACCCTATATAGCCTTTAATCTTTTTCAGATTCTCTTCCATAGGGCCTCTAGTATTTTCATCCAATAAAGAACTATTCACAATCGATGCTTCATTTAAATAGATTAACGAAGAAATTTTATTGGATACTAAATTGATACGATCTCGTTCTTGTTTTTTTATTGTACGTAAATCATCTCTTAATTTTTGACCATTTGAATCAAGGTCTAATAATTGCTGAATACTTATCTTGTCATTACCAATGCCAAATTGGTCTTTTAGTTGTCTTTCAATTTTTCTTGTTAAGACTAATTTATCTTCTGCAAATTGACGTTCCACCTCAGCTTTTTGTGCTAAGATATTGGATTTCACATCAGAGATATAGCTTTCAGCACCATTAATTTGGCTCACTAAAGTATCTTCACTTTTAACAAATTCGGCACCTATAAGTGAATTTTGCAAGACCAATTGGTCATATAAAGCTTGTGTTTCTTCACTACCAAGCTCAGTGTTGTGTTTTGCTACCGACTCAGTAAAATGTAAATAATCAATTTGATTTTTTTCTTGGTCTGTAATCAAGGCTTGTAAATTTTTATCGAAGTCACTTTGATTTGTGCCATAAGCGACTACTGACTCTAAATAATTAGTTAAAACAGATTTGTGCTGATCAATGCCTTTAATCGATTGATCTCCAGCACTTTGAATCGTTGAAAACTGACTCGTATAGCCTTCTAATGGCGTATAGACTGTATTTCCATAAATATCAATTTTTTCAATTTGGTTGCCAATCACTGTTCCAACATTTTTTTGTGCTGTGTATAAATTTTCTAAAATTGATGACACGTAAACGTCTACTAAAGATTTATTTAGCTCCGCAATTGTATTTTTAGCTATTTTGACCGCTTCATTTTCAACATCTTTGTTACCGTTCGCATTAATCTTATAGCTAATCTCTGCTTTTTCCGGTGCGGTCTCATTTAAGCTAAAGGTATTACTAGAAAAATTGCTCGGAACGACAATCATCAAATTATAAGTATCATTGGCTAAACCACTTTCAGCTATACTACGGCTGACAACATACCAATTTTGATTCGCGTCTTTTTCTATTTTTTTCACATAATTTTCGCCTAATGAATAAGTCATTCCTTCAAATTCAGTTCCGACATCCTCATTGACTAAAGCAATCCGCATTTTAGCAACTTGCTCTTCATACTCTTTATCTGCTTTAGAATTTGTAAACAATCCCATATACGTTAGTGAAAAACCTAGGGCAATAACTAACACAAAAAAAGTGTTCCAATTATTAATTTTTTCCTCATATTCTGATCTCCTATTTAAATGCTTTTCTATTTCGCTTCCACAACAAGGTGCCCAGCTCCATAGCAGCATCCTTATCGGTTACATCTATCTTTAATCTTTCATCTACTAAGCAGAACAGTTTTTTTCACACCTTGATGAAAAAAACAGGCGAAAGAGTTGAAACTCCTTCGCCTTTTATAAGGGAGTATTACCCTTGGAAACCTAATTTGCTTGCAATCTCAGCATCTGTATCTCTGATAGTTGTAGCAACTTGATTTAACTGAGTATTGATTTGATCTAATAAGTCAGCAAATTCGTTCACTTTACCACTTAATTCAATAAACTGTTGCTCAAATTTCTCGAAAGCTGTACCATCCCAATTTTGGCTGATGTTATCTTGTTCTGCAGTCAATCGACCTAAAACTTCGCGTACATCTGATGCCCCTGCTGTGTATTTTGTTGCTGATGCTTCTAACTCATCTGGAGTTAATTTAATTTGTACCATTTTACTATTCCTTCTTTCTTTTATAAATAATTAGTTAATAACGTCAATTACACAACATCAGTAACTATCAATTATAATTATACACTATATTAACTAAATAATGTTAAAAAAATTTATTTAAACTTTATATATAACTTCAAAAAACTTTTAAAACCTTTATTTAAGTGTGTTTTCAAATAGAATAAAAACATCGTTCTTTTTTTATTCAAAAACGTCTAAAAAAAAAGTCTTGCATTTCAGGTCGAAATAACCATATAATTCTATCAATTATTTCATTTTTATACTGATGTTATTATTCGGTAAATACAACTAGAGAATAATATGTTTCAAGAAATTTTGTTGTTTTTTAATAAATAAAAAAACAGGATGTACTTCATATGAAATTAATAAATATGAAAGTAGAAACTAGATTAATTAAAATTTGATAAAAAATAAAAAAACTACCAATAGATAGTTTTTCAACTAATTATCTATCTGGTAGTTTTTAATCTTCATAACTCGTTTACACTAGAAATCTATTTTTCTATTATATGATTGTTGCACCTAATGTATTTTTAAAATGGTTTAGTGCCCATTTATGTCCAACTTCATCAAAACTAGCCACTGTCTTTTCCGAAATCACAATACTGTAACCTAAATTATAGGCATCAACTGCCGTGTGGAGGACACAAATATCTGTACAGACACCACTTAAATAAAGTTCCGTGATTCCACGTTCACGAAGACGAATATCTAAATCAGTCCCGCTAAAAGCTGAATAATGACGCTTGTCAATCCAATAGACATTCTTTTCTCGTTGTTTTCTTTCATATAAAGAAGCCAATTCTCCATATAACAATCGGCCTGTTGTACCAATTAAATTGTGTGGTGGGAATAATTTATTTTCAGGATGATAATTATCTTTGCTATCATGTGCATCAATTGCAAAAACAACAAGATCTCCAGCCTCAATAAATTTTTCTGTTAAAGAAACTAAATCAGATTCAATGTTCTGACCAGCAACTCCTGTTGTTAGTGCCCCATCCGTTGCCACAAAATCATTCGTGTAATCAATCGAAAGTAATGCCTTCATTTAAAACTCCCCCTATCTAAAATAATTTATTCAGATTAAGCTAAACTCGCAACTAGCTCTAAAACCATTTCAGCTGATTTTTTCCCTGCTTCAATGATGAATTCATCAAAACTTACTCCCGCTTCTTCATCCGCAACATCTGACATCGCACGAATAATCACAAAAGGTACATCAAATTGATAACAAACTTGAGCAATTGCCGCTCCTTCCATTTCAGAAGCTAGTGCATCTGGAAAATTACTTAGAATTACATCGGTTTGAGCCTGACTAGCAATAAATGAATCACTAGTTACAATTAATCCTTTGACTGGTGTTAAACCCGTTTTTTTAGCTGCTGTTATTGTTTTTTCAATTGTACCTCGATTAGCAATGTAACGAGCTGGCATTTGTGGCACTTGTCCAATGCTATATCCAAAAACAGTAGCATCAACGTCATGATAAGCCATTTCTGAGGCAATCACGACATCTCCAACATGCAATCCCGCTCCAATACCACCGGCTGATCCAGTATTTACAATTAAATCAATATCATGTTTCGCTAATAGTAAAGTTGTTGTTAATGCCGCATTGACTTTACCAATCCCACAACGAACTAAAACAACCTCTACCTCGCCAATCTGTCCCTCAATAAAATCGGCCTTTGCTTCAGTCCATTCTTTTTTGTTGCTCATTTTACTTTTCAGCAATAGAATTTCTTCCTCCATTGCTCCAATAATTCCAATTTTCATGTTCGTTCGACTCCATTCAGCTAGTTTATTTCATATGAACTAATCCAATAGGATTAAATTAAAAAGACAATCGCTAAGACAACAGCTAATAAAAGTGTCACAATCACAATTGCTTTGGTTAAAAAGCGACCTGTTTCACGGCTTTTCTCATTTTCAATCATACGACTTTTCGTGATATGTCCTTCTTTTTCTAACTGTTTTTGATACTCTTTTTCTACTCTTAAACGTTCTTTATCTCGTTTTTTACGTTCTTTTTCTTCTTGTTCTTTCGCACGTTTAAGTTCCGTACGCGTCATTTCTGGTTTTGACACTAGTTATTGGCCCCACTTTCAGCAACACGTCGTAATTTCCACAACAGTAATGCACAAGTTGTTTTAGCATCACACATTTCTTGATTTTCATAGGCTGCCCAAGCTTCTTCAAAACTTAATTCCACTAATTCTAAAAATTCATCCTCATCTTGTGGCAATGGATTCTCGACTTGGGTTAATCCTTCTGCACGATAAAGATGGATGATTTCGTCAGCAAACCCTGGCGCTGTGTAGAAAGACGTTTCATGAGAAAAACTTTGTGCTCGATAGCCTGTTTCTTCTTCCAATTCACGCTTTGCAGCATCCATAGGTTCTGTATCTGTCCCATCAATTTTACCGGCAGGAATCTCCATAATGACTTTTTCTAGTGCTTTGCGGTATTGTTTAACAAAAATCATTTTATCATCGTTGGTAAAAGCTGCAATTGCGACTGCGCCAGGATGTTTAATAATCTCACGTTTTGCTTCTTTTCCATTGGGTAACAAAACGTCATCTAAAAAAAGATCAATAATCGCTCCTTGATAAATATGTTCACGTTTGATTGTTTTTTCTTCAAAATCCATTTTATCCCGCCTCTTCTTAAGTTAGTAGTTTTACTAAACAATCCAACTTTTTCTATTCATTATCCCATATTTCAAGCAAATTTGCATTAGAAGTTCATCATCTTTCTCCCAATAGTTGTAGAAATAAATCCTTCTTTAGTCTCATATGAGTTTCGGGCTATTTTATGCTAGAATAAGGGTACAGCAAATGACCCATAAAAAATTGACTACTGTATAAAATTTAACAATTGGAGTGATTAAAATGAACCATTTATTCAAGAATATCTTTGGTATTCTCCGTTATACGTTGACTAGCGTCTTTTGTGTTTTGGCGTTCCTTGTCTTTATCTTGTTTTTCAAGGTTAGTTTTGGACCGGCTGTTTTAGCCACTTTTATTCTAGGCGGTCTTTTATTTAGTGTTACAGGCCTTAAAAAACAAAGTAAATCTACTGACAAAAAAGCTACAATTGATGAGTCTCTTCATCGCTTAACAGAAGACAAAGAAACCTTTTATAAAGAAGCAGGCATGTCGAAAGAGGAAACTCAGTTTTTCCGTGAAACAATGAATACTGCTAAAAATCAAATTCTAGTTTTAGAACAAAATCTTAAACAAGTCTCAAAACTAAAAGCAATTGAAGCACGTAATAATACGATTCACTTAACTCAGGCTCTATTTAAAGATATTACTAATGAACCGCGCCGTTTACATGAAGTGGATAAATTTTTATACGTACATTTGCCTTCTCTAGTTGATTTAACTGGAAAATACAATGAAATCAACAACCATGAGATTAAAAATAAAACAACTTTCGAAACATTAGAAAAAAGTGCCAGTACTATTGATGAAATGTGTCAGCTGATTGCTGTTGATTACGCAGCTTTTAAAGCAGATGACTTAGCAGAAATGGATTTAGAGATTGAGCTTGCCAAACAGGCCATTGAACGAGATAATGAAGAACAAGAAGAACAATGAGTTTCTACTACACAAAAGAACCACTAAGGAGAGAATCGTATGACTGAATTTGATAAAAATATACCAGAATCCAGCGTGAAGGAAGTTAATAGCGAGTTAGAAGATTTATTAGCGAATCCTTTTTCTGACGCTACAGCACCGTTGAGTTCTACACCGCAAGCTCCTTTACAAGAAAGCAGTAAAGAAGCTGTAGCACCAAGATTAGTTGATCGTTTACCCAAAGAGCGTCAAGTCCAAGCTCAGGCTTTAGCAGAACAAATTGATGTTGGAAATGCCCAAGCAATTATGAGTTACGGGGCTGCTGCGCAACAAAAATTAGGTGAATTTTCGCATAGTATGCTAAACCATGTTCAAAATCAAGATACCGGTGAAATCGGGGATTCTTTAAATGATTTAATGTATCGCTTAAACGAAGCAAATCCTGATGAACTACGTGCAGAAGACAACAATGTCTTTAAGAAAATATTTGGTAAAGTAAAACGTTCTGTTTATGAAATGACGTCTAAGTACCAAAAAATTGGTGCGCAAATTGATAAAATCGCCATAAAACTGGATAAAGAAAAAAGCGGACTATTAAATGATAATATGATGCTTGAGCAACTTTATCAAAAAAATAAAGATTATTTCGATGCATTAAATATTTATATTGCTGCTGGCGAATTAAAAATGGAAGAATTACAAACGACTTTAATTCCGGAAGCTGTAAAAAAAGCTGAAGCTTCTAACGATCAAATGGATGTTCAAATTGTCAATGATTTAAATCAATTTTTAGATCGTTTAGAAAAACGGACTCATGATTTACGTCTAGCTAGACAAATGACGATTCAACAAGCTCCGCAAATTCGTTTAATTCAAAATACCAATCAAGCGTTAGCTGAAAAGATTCAATCATCAATCAATACAGCCATTCCTCTTTGGAAAAATCAGATTGCGATTGCTTTAACACTTTTACGTCAAAAAGATGCTGTTACTGCTCAACGCCAAGTTTCTGAAACCACGAATGACTTGTTGAAGAAAAATTCAGCTATGTTGAAAATTTCAGCAATTGAAACAGCTAAAGAAAATGAACGAGGT
This Carnobacterium maltaromaticum DSM 20342 DNA region includes the following protein-coding sequences:
- a CDS encoding WXG100 family type VII secretion target, translating into MVQIKLTPDELEASATKYTAGASDVREVLGRLTAEQDNISQNWDGTAFEKFEQQFIELSGKVNEFADLLDQINTQLNQVATTIRDTDAEIASKLGFQG
- the macP gene encoding cell wall synthase accessory phosphoprotein MacP, whose protein sequence is MTRTELKRAKEQEEKERKKRDKERLRVEKEYQKQLEKEGHITKSRMIENEKSRETGRFLTKAIVIVTLLLAVVLAIVFLI
- the esaA gene encoding type VII secretion protein EsaA; the encoded protein is MLVIALGFSLTYMGLFTNSKADKEYEEQVAKMRIALVNEDVGTEFEGMTYSLGENYVKKIEKDANQNWYVVSRSIAESGLANDTYNLMIVVPSNFSSNTFSLNETAPEKAEISYKINANGNKDVENEAVKIAKNTIAELNKSLVDVYVSSILENLYTAQKNVGTVIGNQIEKIDIYGNTVYTPLEGYTSQFSTIQSAGDQSIKGIDQHKSVLTNYLESVVAYGTNQSDFDKNLQALITDQEKNQIDYLHFTESVAKHNTELGSEETQALYDQLVLQNSLIGAEFVKSEDTLVSQINGAESYISDVKSNILAQKAEVERQFAEDKLVLTRKIERQLKDQFGIGNDKISIQQLLDLDSNGQKLRDDLRTIKKQERDRINLVSNKISSLIYLNEASIVNSSLLDENTRGPMEENLKKIKGYIGYRLNSNFTRVIGSDEERLENDPEIYPYAEGNTVKQGNYQDLSNQKVEINAIEKNARYEQIIFETSGTISDYSILSSLTGSLTIPVEIKVTSATIQTSSGDVPIPEDKLESLFNPEQPLKIEEVLDLNRIGNIFALQIGYQLKDKDPIAGLDLPFDLVKLANQEISLTLTPYIEVWGGPIIIDPPNSQQPNTSIPGTPIINTIKIGFPDKSLTEDFDKTTYINLLNQYNTSTYQNGLLTGEYAQEYVAILTELNDLFGPLNDENKLDNLDKPRQASRLYNELINDTNSFNIFDILVRLMIVEPIEIYESYLTDFTEYEASADDMELKVATLDEKIVTTTETAGKLNEEVENQLKNLSAWQKTMNELEREEGTTDSLTKGEHSTTKQIQSELQSLMTISEGLKKNSESNIEDLKSVNAVFDAFNEDALAIQNSGLKVTKNTKDLMNAFQTQVDDTDNFSKTFNQVLKNGQQNGVINNQFVDFLAAPVKEKDNGRISSGDAYYPYLIIVALFITAVFTAYVLDLKVWQAKQVNNFETEDNLFIRNLPIVLFGLIAAIIEGIVIALISFNMQQMSPDVQLNWILVVVLVQIVFVLLASYLLRQFKMLGMFANLFLFAAYLLLTEAVGKALDTEAALYQIRNYSPLNSAESLLGNIANQVPNTFSNLFGFIILIPIVLILNLVVWFPKKAEVTEETPPDEN
- a CDS encoding 5-bromo-4-chloroindolyl phosphate hydrolysis family protein produces the protein MNHLFKNIFGILRYTLTSVFCVLAFLVFILFFKVSFGPAVLATFILGGLLFSVTGLKKQSKSTDKKATIDESLHRLTEDKETFYKEAGMSKEETQFFRETMNTAKNQILVLEQNLKQVSKLKAIEARNNTIHLTQALFKDITNEPRRLHEVDKFLYVHLPSLVDLTGKYNEINNHEIKNKTTFETLEKSASTIDEMCQLIAVDYAAFKADDLAEMDLEIELAKQAIERDNEEQEEQ
- a CDS encoding cysteine hydrolase family protein, whose translation is MKALLSIDYTNDFVATDGALTTGVAGQNIESDLVSLTEKFIEAGDLVVFAIDAHDSKDNYHPENKLFPPHNLIGTTGRLLYGELASLYERKQREKNVYWIDKRHYSAFSGTDLDIRLRERGITELYLSGVCTDICVLHTAVDAYNLGYSIVISEKTVASFDEVGHKWALNHFKNTLGATII
- a CDS encoding EsaB/YukD family protein; this encodes MDQKYHINITVSYQDLPGKDLDLRVSTHQTVKSFIMDLDQTLHIQRAQADIYQLKVVNKGLLLADNQKLYRYPVTTGDHIIIY
- a CDS encoding toxic anion resistance protein, encoding MTEFDKNIPESSVKEVNSELEDLLANPFSDATAPLSSTPQAPLQESSKEAVAPRLVDRLPKERQVQAQALAEQIDVGNAQAIMSYGAAAQQKLGEFSHSMLNHVQNQDTGEIGDSLNDLMYRLNEANPDELRAEDNNVFKKIFGKVKRSVYEMTSKYQKIGAQIDKIAIKLDKEKSGLLNDNMMLEQLYQKNKDYFDALNIYIAAGELKMEELQTTLIPEAVKKAEASNDQMDVQIVNDLNQFLDRLEKRTHDLRLARQMTIQQAPQIRLIQNTNQALAEKIQSSINTAIPLWKNQIAIALTLLRQKDAVTAQRQVSETTNDLLKKNSAMLKISAIETAKENERGVIDIETLQQTQNDLVETLQETLKIQQEGRIKRKDAEKELAVMETDLRDKLLALTTDDNSGKRY
- a CDS encoding NUDIX hydrolase encodes the protein MDFEEKTIKREHIYQGAIIDLFLDDVLLPNGKEAKREIIKHPGAVAIAAFTNDDKMIFVKQYRKALEKVIMEIPAGKIDGTDTEPMDAAKRELEEETGYRAQSFSHETSFYTAPGFADEIIHLYRAEGLTQVENPLPQDEDEFLELVELSFEEAWAAYENQEMCDAKTTCALLLWKLRRVAESGANN
- a CDS encoding 5'-methylthioadenosine/adenosylhomocysteine nucleosidase yields the protein MKIGIIGAMEEEILLLKSKMSNKKEWTEAKADFIEGQIGEVEVVLVRCGIGKVNAALTTTLLLAKHDIDLIVNTGSAGGIGAGLHVGDVVIASEMAYHDVDATVFGYSIGQVPQMPARYIANRGTIEKTITAAKKTGLTPVKGLIVTSDSFIASQAQTDVILSNFPDALASEMEGAAIAQVCYQFDVPFVIIRAMSDVADEEAGVSFDEFIIEAGKKSAEMVLELVASLA